ccacttggcttccacatttgtgataatgttggcagcatcatatatgatcttcacagtgcagagaacacaaattagcatccattactatgatgaaataatttgttagtttgaaatgctacagggaactatgtacctgcacattaatgctgtggaaagacttcctgttcacatagtctccttcatttactgaaggagcaatgattggaatgtgagtgccatctatacagccaatcacgcctgggaaccctgaaaataaatgtgcaatttaagtagtagtccaagtatcaccacatcatacattaagttttggtcatcctgatacctgcaattttgtggcatccctctttgataaatcttgtgggtctgtgaccggggaacaccacaaacgagtacaggagacgtttcagtgcaactgtaacattcctgactgcccgacagacggtagccttggaaacgtgctcagcgtcaccaatattatacagaaagctcccgtttgcaaaaaaccgaagtgcaatacaaataatatgtaatgaactgagagcatgtccgcgatgtgtcacatgcgtaatatatggcctgaggatgttatccaaataacttatagattgtgctgagaaacggtaacgttcacacagaaaatcatcaggaaatgataaaatgtccaaacgcgctctgatcactctctcccggcggagagctctgcggagaatttgggcttcacgatctactggctcttcaaggaagtggcacgccatgtccgacacttcctactgtcaggtttccgacaaaggggcggagacagtcagggttagttgtagtaaacctgctagggggcaggttagcttcatggcgtgtgtcgtcatagtgactcactcaggctgcagctgaactcgctttgtgaaaccgaaaacccagagttttcgttaactcagggtatacttactcagtttttccactaaaccggcttcctgaaacagggcccagctgatcgtctctcttgtttgtttatcacccactttgagccagaaagaggaaaccagcagatgtcgcgctaaacagcagcagcacgtttaagcttgatcagctgttgttagaatttatttagttagaatgtttgctggagccacagctgtaaagctgtaaagctgctggtcatgatgtcggtttggatatgtggtgagagggaaacatgaagatgaaaccaggagatgtccttactgaatcatcagagctgaacaggtgatggagaaacaggtttaccttttaggtgacaggaatgagttgaagttatgaactgtttctgagagataaataacaccaggatcctttttttatgtagctgacagctggtaactgtgcaggggcgggtctagcaaagtgttgccagggggccaggtagggcattaacagggagaggagggcataaagaaatacttttcttttttattctcatttaaaatatctagcttttattaaataattatctgaatcttgcgaagaaagtttttatctgacgtaaaatgtatagaaatcatacatataccaaaaagactgtacatcactgtcacaacagcatttgttttcattcaaaggctttatggctttaatacctggtgggccaatctgtagtgaaaatgcccaattttttgtcccagtccagccctgcaggttaatactggcagtgtcaccatgccagctgactgcatttcatcatcagccagtgttgttctcaatattaccaaagtaaGGCAGCatataaagtatttacttgctttcaggttttattcaaatgttagtcttttcagttgtttctccacttttttcctgtttcaaaatcaaacaccagtttgtgagaagattatcttcttttttttttttttaacaggcattgGTTTTGCATTGGAATTGGCTAATTTGCcaattgtatgttaaaaatgttcgtattttaatattcaaaaatgtttttgcccaaaacacatgtgcactacatgtcagtaaaaatactatgcaaatattgatgtccttgaatgctgaataaacactgactgattgtatctcttgtacttaaTCAACACAGTATCTAAacactttgcaccgtagtggttaaaatctcattctaataaggttacggttattaggtttacagggttattgaattatggtgaacggttggtagaattgtttttaacattatctgccaattacatctgccacccttctccaaatctgtgcccctacctggcccccccaacaaaaattttctagacacgccactgcggATTTCACCTCCTATttcaattgaattttatttatacagcgtcaAATCACGACAACAGGCGCCTCAACGTGCTTTATATGATAAGGTagactacaataatacataaagagaaaaaacacaacagtcatATGAGCAAACACGCACACCAGCGCTGTTGTGGCGGGTGTGTCTAAACAGCGACACCTGCCGTGCAGGAGAATACTGCAGGGAGTACTCGCGCCCTCAGCTCTGGAATAAATGGTACCGACGTCACTGTTTGCGGCCAGTGTAAACGGGCCCATTACATTACAGTCtccggcagcagagcagccCGCCTCCTCTGGATTGTGGACCAATGACTCGGACGCCTCTACATCTCGTCTGCCTCTCAACCCGCGTTCAGCCCCTCGCATGACGTAACGCCCAATCTGAAAGTGCAATGGCGATATTGGACAATAACAGCCATCGCGCTTGGGGTCCACATCTATATTATGTGGCTAAGGTTCAAGAAAACACCTCCAGCCGGCTGCAAAACCACATATAATATCGGCACAGAGCGCGAGCGTCAACCTGCGACCAGGAAAGGTGATCTCCCAGCCTCTGCACGCGATGACAGCTTAGAATAAATCGCTGGTGAGTCCAAACTCTGCTGATTGCAACAGCATTcgccaaaggggaaaaaaggctttTCCAGTAAATGGTCTCTTGCAGGCAGCAAGCCTGAGATTTCAAAGGGGCGTGGCGGTATGCTGGGTACTACTTCTGACTAACGGATGCTGATAGCTTAGCAACAGCGACGGGGAAGGAGAGCAGAGACAATGGATGTGCCATTTGTCAGCATCGTTACTGGGCAGGCTGAGCTGAGCGCGTGTTTGCTGGACTAGAGAGAGAGACACGATCCTCGCCACTTTGTTCCAAGTGAGCAGCAAGGAGCCGTGGATGCGGAGTGGAAATGTAAACAAAGGGTGTGGGCCTTCCAGCTGGCCTGTGATGCTCTGCCACACACATGAGCATCATGTAGTCATGTCAAGAAGAAGGCCAGCCAGCTCTGGATCACAGCTGCTCCAGAGCCCCAGAAACCCAGGGGTCCCAAACATTATACTGGGTCTCTGCAATAGTTTTCAAGCTGCCAGCTTTTATTTGCCGTGCTGGATTGCTTTTCTATTGTTGAGCAAgctattttaaatttcattgcCTTGGACTTCAGGACAGTCTAAAACGATTTTCactatttttgacattttatagATCAAACAGCAATGCTTCCTTCATTTTAAATAGCTTTAATAGCCGTGCAAACATCAGTAAGCCATAGTTAACACTGTATTAATTAGTTTATCTGAATTCAAAAGTAcagcattaaagttatatttgTATTGTTTAATAGCAAAGCCACTGAAATACACTCACATCATAAAACTCTTCAGATTTTTTGGTTACAGTAATTCTAGTCCATGCGTCCACCAAACGTTTAGGTCAATGAGTTAAAATCCTAagattttatatatatcttATTGTGcttggaataaaaataaaacaatgtttccATCCGTCCACCTGTTCATTCCCCTATTTATCCATCCGCTGGATTGGTTGGGCTTAAGTCTACCTCAGCCATCATATAGCAAGAAGTaggatacaccctggacaggttgcccgTCTGTCACAGGGGGAACGCAGACAATCACTTACATTTACTGCTGATTTAGGATCACCGGTTAACCCTGTATTTGGACTTTGGCAGTACACCACTGACTGAACACACTGAACCCACACAGAGAGAGGACCTTATGAGGTGatggtgctaaccactgtgctgccctGAAAGACACTTTTATTACTTAAAAGTAACAACAGCACCCACAGTATAAAGGTAACAAAGTAACATCCATGTAAATGCCATTGTATTCCAATGAGAAAACTTCTATTAGTCACTTGGCCTGTCAGGTGGTTTTAAATTTGTGGCTAATCAAAAGGATAATGAATGTGAATATGAAGGCATGGGTTAAATACCAACCAGAAAATGCAATCCTGGACTTTTAATGGCCATATGAATATTGaaacttggttttaaagatGTAGAGTATTGGTTCCCTTTTGGGTGTGATAAAAAAACAATGACAATCCAAATGGACTCTGAAAGTGAAACTGTTGCACCTCCCAGGCTTGACATTTCGCTTGTTTCCTAGGTGTGACGTGTGAACAGACACCATGGCCACACAGGAACCGTCCCCTCCTTCATCCATGGAGAGCAATAAGCCCGGCTTCCCCAAGAAGATCCTGGGCAACAAGCTGGAGGACAAACACCTGTGCAACTGCTGCCACAATATCCTCAGACGGCCTTTCCAAGCCCAGTGTGGACATCGCTTCTGTTCCTACTGCTTTAACAGGACTGTGAGGTGAGGAGTGGAATGGCCAAAGGCTAAAATAAGTGCTTTGGAAGTGATTGTAAatatttagattaaaaaaaaaaaaaactttaatcatTTAATATATAGTAATGTTGCTCATTCTCCTTTGTTCAGTTTCAGGGAGCTGCTTTTAGAGCTTCTATCGGGCtaagagaaatgaaaaagttaATTACTACTTAAATGATTCTAATCCAGCACTATTTAATTCCAGCAGTAATTAGCGCTCAACTGGTAATAAATTAGTGCTTACACTGGATTAGTGTTATTAGTGTCCCACTGAAGTGGGAGACTGATGTGTCACTGATTCTTTGTGTGTTGCTTATTCTTTgtcaaaagctgtaaaaccaCATTGTCAGCGGTTCAGTATTTTTTGAGTGGATCTCTTTGCTTTGACACCATTGATGCATCTCTGTAAAATATCTTTGATGACAGAGACTTGATCATATTTGGATGAGGGCGTGGAGCTGAAAGTAATCAGCTGAAGCTAACGAGCTCGATTTGCAGTGTTCTTCCATAGGCTGGATGGGTCGGCTGTAGGACAGAATCCTgcctaacatggcataaaatgcTAGATTTTTACTCATGAGCCCAGTGGACAGAATGTTAGCATAAATAACCATGAACTGACTCTATTACTGTTCTGATaaagtacattaaaaaatgcaccaaaagcacaaacatgatcgggagctgctaatattattaatatctttaaagtgCATATAAATCAGCAGCTAAATCTTTAACTCATAATTTAAGTTGTCATAGCATATGTCAGTAGCATAAATTATTGGCTATGTTGTTGTTTAATTGCAGTAATGGACCTCAGAAATGCAATGCTTGCATCAAAGAGGATATTTTTGAGGACCCTACCTCGATTTTAAAACAAGGATGTGTGAGTACTCTTTTTTtcgattactttttaaaaaatgaaacgaATCACCTTGATTTGAATTGGTgaaagattaaaagaaaaagagcagaaaacaaGCTTCTGAAGTTAAAATATGTCTGACGTGAGCTCTGCGTGTTGCCCCGTTTACATCATGTGCAGTCTGTGCAGTAGTAACAGCAGCGTGATGATGCTGGTGATTATGAGTTTCAGCTAATGCTTAGATAATATAATCGTCACCAAATTAAATCATATGTAAACTTACAGTAAAGTAACTGCGTGCATGTGTTGAATGTGCAGCTTTTCTGACACTGATGAACACAGCAGCTGGACGTGCGTTTCACAGATGCAGCTCAACAGCAGAtccctttttattttctctcgtTTTTTTCAGGCTTTTCCAGACAATGCGGTTCGAAGGGAAGTTGAAAATCTGCCAGCTGTTTGTATCAATGAAAGCTGCACTTGGAAAGGAAGTATAAAGGAGTACGAGGTGAGGCggctttttttccttcacttgTTTTTCAGTAACCAGGTAGCCTAATGTTTTGTCTTTGTCACTTTGAAACGCTCGCTAGCCCCGCCTTGCATGGAGAGTACTGTGTGCATGAGACAAAGCAGCCTTGGCGCTCTTCTTGAGCAACCATAATCTGGATTGCAAACAGATGTTTAACAGAGTTTCTACAGCAGCCTGTGGGAGGTGGAAATGAGGCTGGTGCATTTATGAAACGGTGTAAAGGAGGCATTTGGATAACGTGGGAATGTGCAAACAGAGCAGATATTTCTACTGCTTTCAAGAAGTGGGAGGAAAAATCGATAAAGCATAGTATCACAAATTGTGACATTGCATCAATACAGGGACACCAAATTTCTGGTTTGTTTGGGTGTTGCAGGCAGGTTCCAGTAGACTACCTCGCAGCTGTGGATGAAGTTCAATGGGAATAATGGCCACGGTGCAAATAAAACTTGTACAGCTTGTTGTTTAGATTTGAAAAAGCACAATCAAGTTAAACAACTTAAATCTAGTCTCCTCCGTATCACATGTCCAGCAGCTGCCTTTAGACAAATGCATACATTATGTAAACATATTGCTGCCACATTTCCTGTCTTTATATCTACCAGTTTCTTTGTGGGAaattgtgtttgcatgtttttctttggtcTCTGGGGGCCGTAACATCTGcagctgttgttctccttcttgTGGCTGAAGATGGTTCTTTATAGCTGTGGTTTTTACCTTTGGACTCATCGTCCTGTTACAGAATGCTAGTGTTGCGTGAAGGATAAGACTCTAAACATCTAACATTGTTAAAGCTACAGCGCTGTTCTGTACGTAGACAAATAAGCCTCCCAGGTAACAGAGGTTACCATTCTGCCACAGCACCTCAGCATAAGCTCCCACTTTCCACAGATGAACCACGAGGGGAAGTGCGAGTTCATGATCATCCCCTGCCCCTCCTGCAAAGAACGAATCCGCTTCAATGAACAGGAGCGCCATAATGAGCGAGAGTGCCCTGAGAGGACGCTCAACTGCAAGTACTGCAAGGAGCCGTTCCACTTTAAGAATATCAAGGTTGGAAATGATTTATTTAGACCAAAGATGCTCGTCGGGGCCTGTGCGGCAGATCAGAGCAGCTATTTGTGTGGCATTAAAAGAAACGCTGCTGCCTTTTCGTTTTTTTCAGGCTCATGATGAGATCTGCCCCAAGTACCCGATGATCTGTGAAGGCTGTGCCAAGAAGAAAATACCCAGAGAAAAGGTAAATCTGAGACCAACGTGCAGAAAAGGTTGTAAAACTTTTATGGTGTAAAACTGACCATAGGCCATGTAGCTGCTGTACATTCTCTTTTTCACTAATCAAATGTGATGGCAGGGAGTATGCAACTGAGCTTCTGAAAATAATGAATGTACTTTGTCATGTTTACTtatgtttaataaaaaagaaactgaagatATTAAGACTAATCAAACAAATTTGAAGATGCAATATGTAAAATGTCACAAGATACAAAGTAACAAatataagaagaaaaagacacaacTGATTCATCACTCGCTGTTAATACACAGCAGATGGAAAATCATTTATATCGATTGTGAGAAATTgactattttatttcttttgtttcccaGTATGTGGACCATATCAAATTCTGCAGCAAATTCAGAACTCCATGTCGATTTCATGTGGTGGGATGCGATATGTCTGTAAGTAGCCCGATTGTTTTCTCAATAACAAATTCAGTATTTGAGCACACAGTCAGATTCAAGACTATAGGAGAGAAAACATCATCTGAACCAAGATGAGGAGGAGTGAGGAGGTATCTTTTTTCCagtgactgtatataaaagatgaacagAGCCACTGTGATGTCACAATTTGGTTTGTGGACTATTGTTTTGAAAGTTTGAGCATTAAGGATGACCATCCTGCTTAgttctttaaaaacacaagtgctAGTTAGCCAGTTTGGTTAGCAGTGTTATTCATTGTAATGTTTGGGATTGAAATTGTTATTGGAAAAACTATCGTGGCCTTGAGAGGTCACTGCAACTtaggaaaacaccagcaaatagaaaaccgccacaaaaacacacaaaacacagtggaagtttaaaaaaatgctgctaATACTCAACGGGACAAGCTAGTAAACGGCTAATAGTAGACAGTAGACTATTATATATTCTTAGTGAGAGatgttttgaattaaaaaaataaaaacaggagttTACAATACATTGGTGGAAATGAATcgtgtgaatgaatgaatcaaatGAGTTAAGACTATGTTAGATTTACCGTTCTCCTTTACTTCAGTAATTACTCTGTGCATTCATATATTGTTTCTGGTTTCTGTTGCACTTTTGCAGGTGGAGAAGGAAAAGATTCATGACCATGAGCGCGCATATGCCTATGAGCACCTCAATCTTCTGCTGCATTACATTATGGGCATGAAAGTTAGCATGGAGGGCCTACAGCCCCAGGGACTGGAAGTAGCCGGACACAAACTGGTGGAACTCCAACAATCCCTCAAGGAACTCGAGGCCAGAGTCTCCCAGCTCAGCACCACCTCCTCTGGGCCTCCCGTGCAGGGAGCCGCCGCCGCCGCATCCTCATCATCTTCCAGCTCTGGACCTCCTGGTCCACCTGCTTCAGTTCCTCTACCTCCACCTCCCACTCTGCCTCCCACTCTCTCTGTGTCCACATCCTTCACGCCTCTGCCCAGCTCCGTGGGCGCAGCGCTGGAGCTCCAGCTTCACAGCGAGAAAACCAAGGTGGCCGAGCTCGGGCGCAGGTGCACGGAACTGGAAGTCAAAGCTGGCACGTTTGAAAATGTGGTGTGCGTCCTGAACAGAGAGGTGGAGAGGTTCGCCACCACCATGGAAGCCAGCAACCGTCAGCATAAACTGGACCAGGATAAGATCGAGGCTCTGAGCAACAAGGTAAGCTCGAGCCATGACTGCAGCATTCCTTGTTCTCTGAGTTTTAACTCAGTCAAATCTGAACACACAACAATGGACCGTTCATTTTTAGATTCACCATTACTTTTTCTTCCGTATCGATGTAATCCAGAATCCTGGAGAGATCTTAGGTTGTGGTTGAATCTGTTTATTTGCATACAAAAAAAGGTGTGAATGGCTGATTTAAGGATAGGCGAGTCTAAAAAATACTTTTAGCACACACAAAATACCTGCACAGATTTTACACTTCCGGTGTGTAAAGGCTGCTACTTTGAGAAAACTTGTTGCCTGCCAATTTATAAAATCCtagaaaacacaggaaaaggCTTGGAGATGCTTCAAAGTGATACTTTGAACAAACTCAGTCTTTTCAAAATATTTGTAGTTTCTTCCTTAAAGGCAGAGTGATGTTGATCACCTTGAATTGATGCTAATATGAATTAGTCATTTGTAATGTCTGAGCATGTTTGTGAAACCAACCAAAACTACTGCACTTTTAGTTGGTTATTCTCTCAGCTGCTGTTCAGTCACTGCTGGAAAATATCCAATTTAATgaatatgtgtttgttttccaggTGCGACAGCTAGAGCGGACTGTGGGGCTGAAGGACCTGACGGTCGCAGAGATGGAGGGACGGCTGAGAGAAATGTCCGCCACCACCTTTGACGGCGTCTTTATCTGGAGGATTTCAGATTTTGCCAAAAAGAGACAAGATGCCATCGCAGGCCGAGCCCCTGCCATGTTCTCGCCCGGTAACACTGCGCATTATCACGGTGTTGATCCAAAATCATCAGCCTAGAATACCAGGAGCATGATCAGTGAACTGGTTTGAGAAGAGCAGCAATAGATGCCTGCAAAATTAAAATCGTTGAAAAAGTTATTACTAAATTGTTGAAA
This Astatotilapia calliptera chromosome 7, fAstCal1.2, whole genome shotgun sequence DNA region includes the following protein-coding sequences:
- the LOC113025455 gene encoding TNF receptor-associated factor 2-like, encoding MATQEPSPPSSMESNKPGFPKKILGNKLEDKHLCNCCHNILRRPFQAQCGHRFCSYCFNRTVSNGPQKCNACIKEDIFEDPTSILKQGCAFPDNAVRREVENLPAVCINESCTWKGSIKEYEMNHEGKCEFMIIPCPSCKERIRFNEQERHNERECPERTLNCKYCKEPFHFKNIKAHDEICPKYPMICEGCAKKKIPREKYVDHIKFCSKFRTPCRFHVVGCDMSVEKEKIHDHERAYAYEHLNLLLHYIMGMKVSMEGLQPQGLEVAGHKLVELQQSLKELEARVSQLSTTSSGPPVQGAAAAASSSSSSSGPPGPPASVPLPPPPTLPPTLSVSTSFTPLPSSVGAALELQLHSEKTKVAELGRRCTELEVKAGTFENVVCVLNREVERFATTMEASNRQHKLDQDKIEALSNKVRQLERTVGLKDLTVAEMEGRLREMSATTFDGVFIWRISDFAKKRQDAIAGRAPAMFSPAFYTSKYGYKMCLRIYLNGDGTGRGSHLSLFFVVMRGLSDALLKWPFNQKVTLMLLDQSNREHIIDAFRPDVTSSSFQRPVSEMNIASGCPLFCPLSKLDGKNTYIRDDTIFIKAIVDLTGL